A region of the Fundulus heteroclitus isolate FHET01 unplaced genomic scaffold, MU-UCD_Fhet_4.1 scaffold_40, whole genome shotgun sequence genome:
CATTTAGTTGTTGCCAGTGTAAAAAGCAAAACCACCTTATATAAAAGGAACTTCATATTCACTGACTCTAATTGTTCAAAAGGAGGGTCACACAGAGCCTCAAGTACTACAGCGAGATCTCAGGAAGGAAGGGAAACTGGGTATTGCGGCGTATCAATTTAAAAACTTATCCAAACGCCGCGGCCGGCTGAGACAAGGGGTAATGGCTACTGACGACGCGTCACGCTGAACCATTACACACGTTGATGtcgttttatttttccatctcaCGATCATAACACAAAacttttacttacatttatgaGCCGTGCATGGATACATCAAACCGTGCGTTGATGACGGTTAACAGAAAGTTTCTCCCCAAGCTCACCCAGCCGCCGTAATCCAGGTCGCTGTTGAACTCAGGTGAGCAAACAAACTAATACAGATGACACCACACCCACGGTGCCACCCACAGATACCAGTGACGTCACATGCGGGTGCCCATACACCCATAGAGAGGATATTATTGTCAGAAGAGCACAAGACGTACAGCAAAACAAAGTATGGCTCCTACATTTCCGGCCCCAAATTATTTCATGATAATAattcaccaccaccatcaccttGTAGGAGACACCAATGAAAATTCAAAGTGAACACACAAGTTCATCAAAGTCCAATTTATACTCTTAGATCCAAGCAGTCTAATAAAGTCAGACCAGTCCATTCAAAAGCTCAAAGTTCATGCCCAAATAATCCACAGGTCTTCACTGCTCTTCCGCTTCCTGCAGAAGACAGATTTTGGTTATAGGCCTGTCCAAacaacttgttttagttttaatccGTACACGCCGAACTAGTCCATTTTTGTCTGGAACAGTGTCCACAATTCTTCCTGTAGTCCAAGTATTGCGCGGTGCCATATCATCCACTAGCACCACTAGATCTCCAGGAACGAAGTTTCTCCGTGCAGTATTCCATTTCTGGCGCTCCTGAAGCTCAGGAAGATACTCCTTCACCCAGCGCTTCCAGAACAGATCCGCCATATACTGCACTTGTTTCCACCGACGACGAGCGTACAGATCCTCCTTCTCAAACACTCCAGGTGGCAACAACGGCTGTGTCTTGAGAAGAAGTAGATGGTTAGGTGTTAATGCTTCCAGATCTTGAAGATCTGTTGATGCTTTTGTTATTGGACGGCTGTTAACAATAGATTCAGCCTCACAAAACACAGTCACCAAGCCTTCTTCGTCCAAGGTCTGAGTCTTCAAAATAGAGTTGAGCACCTTACGAACTGAACGGATCAACCTTTCCCAAGCACCTCCATGGTGTGATGCTGCTGGAGGGTTGAAAacccatttcacatttttttgtagCAGCACGTCATTTATGAGTTTGTGGTTCAGCTTTTCAATGGCCTTCCTTAATTCTCGTTCAGCGCCCACAAAGTTAGTACCGTTATCTGAACGGATTTCCAGGACTTGACCACGACGTGCAATAAATCTTCTGAGACCATTAATAAATGAGTCTGTGTCCAAAGATGATAACACTTCAAGGTGTATGGCTCGTATCGCCAGGCAGGTAAAAATGGGCCCATACCTCTTGACCACAGCTCTTCCACGCTTGACCTCAAATGGTCCAAAGCAGTCCAAACCAACTCTACTAAAAGGAGGCTCATCAGGAGTAATTCTGTTATGAGGAAGATCGGCCATTTTTTGATGTCCAGGAGCAGCAGACAAACGACGGCAGATGACACACTTGGCCAGAATTCTTCTTATGGCAACACAGGCGCCAGGAATCCAATACTTCTGACGCAGATGAGACAGCATGTAGTTTCGTCCACTATGTCCTGTTACTTCATGTACATGATGGAGAATCAAATTAGAGATGTACAGATCTTTTGCCAGTATAACTGGATGCTTAGCTTCAACTGGCATAGAAGCTCTACTAAGCCGCCCCCCGACCCTAATAAGACCACCATCCAGGAACGGACTTAGCTTGAAAAGGTGACTCGTCCTTCTCACACCTTGCCCTTTCTCCAAGTTGGCCAGTTCCTCTGGAAATCTTGTtctttgacaaaaacaaattatagCTGATTCGGCCACAACCATGTCTTCCAtggacagaaaacattttggcAATTGagctttaacatttttcatCTGAGCCTGTACTTCTTTTTCCAGCTGCTCGGCATTCAGGTCAGATTGAATAAGAGTTTCTCTCAGCAGCTTTCGATGTTGTACCAGAGACACCAGCACTGTCTTAAACTTGAGAAACCAACCCACAGCCCTTTTGAGACGAAGCCAGGAGGAAAAGTAACCAATGAGCTTCTCCATTGGACTGACCTGCTCAACTTGAACAGTATTTACCAACTCAGTCCGAACCTCTGGGTCTCCAACAAGAGAACTTTCCAAGATCTCAGGGTTTTCGGGCCACCTGATTTCAGGCTCGCATAGAAAATCAGGACCGCAGAGCCACACACCAGTCTTCAGAAAGGACTGAACTTTAACACCTCTGGAAGCAAGATCCGCAGGGTTGTTAGATGTGTTCACGTATCTCCACTGAGAGATGTCAGACAGCTTTAGTATTTCAGACACTCTGTTTGCAACAAATATCTTGAATCTTgatgtttcattttttatgtatttcaaaACAGATGTGCTGTCTGTCCAAAAAACTGACTCCTGAAGGTCCATTTGCAATTCCTGTCTCCACAACTTGTCCATCCTACTAGCCACGACTGCAGCAGTAAGCTCCATACAGGGAATGGTGATGGGTTTTAAAGGAGCGACACGTGCCTTCCCCATCACAAATGAACTGTGAAAATGTCCTTTGTTGTCTTGGAGTAGTAGGTAAGTCACAGTTCCAAATCCCTCCTCACTTGCATCTGCAAAGTGGTGGAGCCGAGCAGAAACAAGGTCACCAAAGTCAACAGGTTTTAAGCACCTACTGACTTTGAAATTCTCAAGGTGATGAAGGTCCTCCAGCCAGGACATCCATTCTCTGGTGACAGAGCAAGGCAAAGGGTCATCCCATCCCAGACGCTTCCGACAAAGGCCTTGGAGGAATATCTTGGCAGACAAAACAACGGGTGCCAGAAAACCAAGTGGGTCATAGACCGAGCTGATCACAGACAATATTCCTCTTCTTGTGATTGGTCGGTTTTTGAGGatgattttaaacttgaatGAGTCAGACTGTACACACCACTGCACACCAAGGGCACGCTCAACAGGCAAGGCATCACTGTCCAGATCCAGATCTTTCACTTCTTTGGCTCGCTCCTCCTGAGGGATAGTAGCAAGGACTGTGCGTCGGTTACTAATCCATTTTGTGAGTTTAAACCCACCTTTAGCGCACAACATGATGAGCTCTCCACACAAAGACACAGCTTCCTCTTCAGAGCAAACAGACACTAAACAGTCATCAACATAAAAATGGTGTAAGACTGTGTTAATAGCCAAAGGACTGAAATGCTCACGATTGTCCTCAGCACACTTCCTCAGAGCGAAACAGGCACAACTAGGGGAGGAAGTAGCGCCAAATAGATGTGCCACCATTCTGAACTCCACCAGCTCCTGACTACAATCTCCTCCTGGCCACCACAAGAACCTCAACAAATCACAGTCCTCAGCTGGCACTCTGACCTGATGAAACATGGCCTCAACATCTGCCATGAGCACCACAGGTTCTTTACGGAATCTTGTGAGGACTCCTACAAGCAAACTTGTGAGGTCTGGTCCTTGCAGAAGTTGTGAGTTCAGTGATGTCCCCTGAAATGTGGCACCACAGTCAAAAACTACCcgcagcttcttcttttttgggtGATATACCCCATGGTGCGGTATATACCACACCCTCCCATCACAACGGGCCAGCTGCTCAGTTGGAACTCTCTCTGCATAACCATTAGCCAGCATTTCATACATGAATGTGGTGTAGTTTGTACAAAAAGACGGATCTTTATTCAAACGTCTTTTGAGACTCAATGCACGCTGTATTGCAACTGTCctattgttttgcattttaaaatgtctttgcttTACTGGCAGACCAATATTGTAATGACCATCAATGAGCTTGGCCGACTCTAAAACAGACTTCATGAAGCGCTGATCCTCCCTTGATAGCCCAGATTGTTCTTCATGCAGGGTCTCAGGGAAATCAACCTTCAGCTGCTTCTCCCAAAGCTCATCAAGCCTGGCCACAGAGATCCGATTCACTCTAATGTCAGGAAGCACATACTGGTCACTGATCTGGTAGTCTCCTCTGAGCGGGCCATTCACTGTCCAACCCAAGATGGTCCTGATTGCATAAGAACCTCCATCCACTGAACGAACCACCTCCCATGGCTCTAGAACTCGAGGTACATTGGTCCCAATCAGAAGGTCCACATCCGCATTGATCTCTGGGATTTTTATATCACTAAGGTGTGGCCATCTTATGAGATCTTTTGAGTGTGGTATGTTCccttgatgtacaggcatgctTCTCTGTGTAAACATCTCAGGCAAACTACAAAAGTTGTCTGAATCCAGCCCAGCAACTTCTAAACCAGACAACATGTAGCTGTCCACAACCTTTTCTTGACCCATAGTCCTGAGGAGTATTCCCAGCTTCCTTCCTGTCAGATTCAGCCGGTTCATAAGTCGTTCTGTACAAAATGAGGCAGTACTCCCTGGATCCAAGAATGCATATGTGACCACAGTCTCGTTTCCCCTTTTGGACTTCACCTGTACAGGTAGGATAGAGAACGTACAGTCCAGTCTACCGGCCCCAGTCAAGCCACTAGACTGCACAGACATCAGAGCACCTTCTCTAGCCACTTCCAAGTCATTATTAGCCTGTATTGCgctcatttgttttgctttggagtGGACATGCAGCAATGTGGGGTGCTTAAAGTTGCATACTCTACACAATAAACGTTTTCTGCAATATTTACTCATGTGCCCAATGCACAGACATCCAAAGCACATCTTGTTTTCCTTCAAAAAAGACATCTTCTCATCTTGAGTCCTTTTATCCAAGAGAAGGCAAACATCCAAATCATGTCCAGCTCCACAAAACGGACACACCTTATCATGTGAGCTACCTTTTTTGTTTCCAGGCTCCACTTTCTTGTTGGCAGGTGCTACATTAGTGGCAAAACTGCTGCCTCTAGCTCTTGAGCTAGTCTGAgacttgacaatttttgcatctCTTTTTCCTGTAACAGGTGCATCTTGTATGTTTCCAAATAAAGGGTCACTTGCAATCTTGACTTGCTTTTCCAAAAACTCAACAATGTCAGGAAATGTGGCTCTACGATGGAATTTCTCCTGAATATCACAGGCCACACTTCACCACCGATCCCGCAGCTTATAAGGCAACTTCTTCACTATGGTTTGCATATTTGTAGGCACATTCAAGTCACTTGCAGTAGTTCCCATAGCGTTATAACATTCACGCAGCAATAGACTGTAAGCCTGTAAAGCTTTGATGTCTTCAGCTTTAACCATTGGCCATAAAAGCACCTTGTCCATATAAGCAGAAGCTATTTTGAATGGGTCACCAAAATGCTCAAGAAGTAGTGACTTTGCCTTAATGTATCCATTAGAAGGTGGCAGATGTTGACAGCTGCGAACTAAATCTCTGGGCTGACCTCTAGTATATTGTTCGAGGTAATACAGACAGTCCTTATGACTTTGTGTTCTTCCTTCAATGTTGTGCTCGAATCCCTGTATAAAGGTCTGGTACTGCAGTGGGTCTCCATCAAATATCTGCAGGTCTCGCTTAGGTAAAAGGAAAAGTGACTGTTGTTCAACCAATAACGATGTTATTTGATTTTGCCTCTCTAAAACTGTGAGGAAACGCTGATCAGGGTTATTCTGTCTTACAGGTAAAGTTGGGTCA
Encoded here:
- the LOC118560169 gene encoding uncharacterized protein LOC118560169, which encodes MSFLKENKMCFGCLCIGHMSKYCRKRLLCRVCNFKHPTLLHVHSKAKQMSAIQANNDLEVAREGALMSVQSSGLTGAGRLDCTFSILPVQVKSKRGNETVVTYAFLDPGSTASFCTERLMNRLNLTGRKLGILLRTMGQEKVVDSYMLSGLEVAGLDSDNFCSLPEMFTQRSMPVHQGNIPHSKDLIRWPHLSDIKIPEINADVDLLIGTNVPRVLEPWEVVRSVDGGSYAIRTILGWTVNGPLRGDYQISDQYVLPDIRVNRISVARLDELWEKQLKVDFPETLHEEQSGLSREDQRFMKSVLESAKLIDGHYNIGLPVKQRHFKMQNNRTVAIQRALSLKRRLNKDPSFCTNYTTFMYEMLANGYAERVPTEQLARCDGRVWYIPHHGVYHPKKKKLRVVFDCGATFQGTSLNSQLLQGPDLTSLLVGVLTRFRKEPVVLMADVEAMFHQVRVPAEDCDLLRFLWWPGGDCSQELVEFRMVAHLFGATSSPSCACFALRKCAEDNREHFSPLAINTVLHHFYVDDCLVSVCSEEEAVSLCGELIMLCAKGGFKLTKWISNRRTVLATIPQEERAKEVKDLDLDSDALPVERALGVQWCVQSDSFKFKIILKNRPITRRGILSVISSVYDPLGFLAPVVLSAKIFLQGLCRKRLGWDDPLPCSVTREWMSWLEDLHHLENFKVSRCLKPVDFGDLVSARLHHFADASEEGFGTVTYLLLQDNKGHFHSSFVMGKARVAPLKPITIPCMELTAAVVASRMDKLWRQELQMDLQESVFWTDSTSVLKYIKNETSRFKIFVANRVSEILKLSDISQWRYVNTSNNPADLASRGVKVQSFLKTGVWLCGPDFLCEPEIRWPENPEILESSLVGDPEVRTELVNTVQVEQVSPMEKLIGYFSSWLRLKRAVGWFLKFKTVLVSLVQHRKLLRETLIQSDLNAEQLEKEVQAQMKNVKAQLPKCFLSMEDMVVAESAIICFCQRTRFPEELANLEKGQGVRRTSHLFKLSPFLDGGLIRVGGRLSRASMPVEAKHPVILAKDLYISNLILHHVHEVTGHSGRNYMLSHLRQKYWIPGACVAIRRILAKCVICRRLSAAPGHQKMADLPHNRITPDEPPFSRVGLDCFGPFEVKRGRAVVKRYGPIFTCLAIRAIHLEVLSSLDTDSFINGLRRFIARRGQVLEIRSDNGTNFVGAERELRKAIEKLNHKLINDVLLQKNVKWVFNPPAASHHGGAWERLIRSVRKVLNSILKTQTLDEEGLVTVFCEAESIVNSRPITKASTDLQDLEALTPNHLLLLKTQPLLPPGVFEKEDLYARRRWKQVQYMADLFWKRWVKEYLPELQERQKWNTARRNFVPGDLVVLVDDMAPRNTWTTGRIVDTVPDKNGLVRRVRIKTKTSCLDRPITKICLLQEAEEQ